A window from Peromyscus eremicus chromosome 5, PerEre_H2_v1, whole genome shotgun sequence encodes these proteins:
- the LOC131910444 gene encoding olfactory receptor 2B2-like, with protein sequence MSLVNESISQEFILLGFSDRPWLELPLFVVFLVSYILTIFGNMMIILVSRLDAKLHTPMYFFLTNLSLLDLCYTTSTVPQMLINICSTRKVISYGGCVAQLFIFLALGSTECLLLGVMSFDRFVAICRPLHYSVIMHHRRCLQLAAACWISGFSNSVLQSTWTLQMPRCGHKEVDHFFCEVPALLRLSCVDTTANEAELFFISVLFLLIPVTLILISYTLIVQAVLRIRSAEGRRKAFGTCGSHLIVVVLFYGTAIYMYLQPPSPASKDRGKMVSLFYGIVTPMLNPLIYTLRNKEVKGAFKRLIARVFVIKK encoded by the coding sequence ATGAGTCTGGTGAATGAGAGCATCTCACAGGAATTCATTCTCTTAGGGTTTTCAGATCGGCCATGGCTAGAGTTGCCACTCTTTGTGGTGTTTCTAGTGTCCTATATCTTGACCATCTTTGGGAATATGATGATCATTCTTGTGTCCCGCCTGGATGCCAAactccacacccccatgtacttttTCCTCACTAACCTGTCCCTGCTGGACCTGTGCTACACCACAAGCACAGTCCCACAGATGCTCATCAACATATGCAGCACCCGGAAGGTCATCAGCTATGGTGGCTGTGTGGCCCAGCTTTTCATTTTCCTGGCCTTGGGTTCGACCGAATGTCTTCTCTTGGGCGTCATGTCCTTCGACAGGTTTGTAGCCATCTGTAGGCCTCTCCATTACTCAGTCATCATGCACCACAGGCGCTGCCTCCAGTTGGCAGCTGCTTGTTGGATCAGTGGCTTCAGCAACTCAGTATTGCAGTCTACGTGGACTCTTCAGATGCCCCGGTGTGGTCACAAGGAAGTGGATCACTTCTTCTGTGAAGTCCCTGCCCTGCTCAGGTTGTCCTGTGTGGATACGACAGCAAATGAAGCAGAGCTGTTCTTTATCAGTGTGCTCTTCCTTTTAATACCTGTGACTCTCATCCTCATCTCATATACTCTTATTGTCCAAGCAGTGTTGAGAATAAGGTCAGCTGAAGGTCGGCGAAAGGCATTTGGGACATGTGGCTCCCACCTAATTGTGGTGGTACTTTTTTATGGTACTGCCATCTACATGTACCTGCAGCCTCCGTCCCCTGCCTCAAAGGACCGGGGAAAGATGGTGTCCCTCTTTTATGGGATCGTCACACCCATGCTGAACCCCCTCATCTACACCCTTAGGAACAAGGAGGTAAAGGGAGCGTTTAAGAGGTTGATAGCAAGGGTCTttgtgattaaaaaataa
- the LOC131911368 gene encoding histone H2B type 1-F/J/L-like produces the protein MPDPAKSAPAPKKGSKKAVTKAQKKDGKKRKRSRKESYSVYVYKVLKQVHPDTGISSKAMGIMNSFVNDIFERIASEASRLAHYNKRSTITSREIQTAVRLLLPGELAKHAVSEGTKAVTKYTSSK, from the coding sequence ATGCCTGATCCCGCGAAGTCCGCTCCTGCCCCGAAGAAGGGCTCCAAGAAGGCGGTGACCAAGGCGCAGAAGAAGGACGGCAAGAAGCGCAAGCGCAGCCGCAAGGAGAGCTACTCGGTGTACGTGTACAAGGTGCTGAAGCAGGTGCACCCCGACACGGGCATCTCGTCCAAGGCCATGGGCATCATGAACTCGTTCGTCAACGACATCTTCGAGCGCATCGCGAGCGAGGCGTCGCGCCTGGCGCATTACAACAAGCGCTCGACCATCACGTCCCGGGAGATCCAGACGGCCGTGCGCCTGCTGCTGCCCGGGGAGCTGGCCAAGCACGCCGTGTCCGAGGGCACCAAGGCCGTCACCAAGTACACCAGCTCCAAGTGA
- the LOC131911367 gene encoding histone H2A type 1-B: MSGRGKQGGKARAKAKTRSSRAGLQFPVGRVHRLLRKGNYSERVGAGAPVYLAAVLEYLTAEILELAGNAARDNKKTRIIPRHLQLAIRNDEELNKLLGRVTIAQGGVLPNIQAVLLPKKTESHHKAKGK; this comes from the coding sequence ATGTCTGGACGCGGCAAACAGGGCGGCAAGGCTCGCGCCAAGGCCAAGACCCGCTCGTCCCGCGCCGGCCTGCAGTTCCCCGTGGGCCGCGTGCACCGGCTCCTCCGCAAGGGCAACTACTCGGAGCGGGTGGGCGCCGGCGCCCCGGTCTACCTGGCGGCCGTGCTGGAGTACCTGACGGCCGAGATCCTGGAGCTGGCCGGCAACGCGGCCCGCGACAACAAGAAGACGCGCATCATCCCGCGCCACCTGCAGCTGGCCATCCGCAACGACGAGGAGCTCAACAAGCTGCTGGGCCGCGTGACCATCGCGCAGGGCGGCGTCCTGCCCAACATCCAGGCGGTGCTGCTGCCCAAGAAGACCGAGAGCCACCACAAGGCCAAGGGAAAATAA